In Alkalihalobacillus sp. FSL W8-0930, a single window of DNA contains:
- the acnA gene encoding aconitate hydratase AcnA produces MSKSNDVFNARSSFQSGGETYHYYALEALEKAGLGEISKLPFSVRVLLESVLRQYDDYVIKKEHVENLAQWGSSGQKEIDVPFKPARVILQDFTGVPAVVDLAALRQAMSKLGGDPAVINPEIPVDLVIDHSVQVDKFGTDDSLAFNMNLEFERNEERYEFLNWAKKAFDNYQAVPPATGIVHQVNLEYLANVVQAVKQGEDTIAFPDTLVGTDSHTTMINGIGVLGWGVGGIEAEAGMLGQPSYFPVPEVVGVKFVGNLPSGTTATDIALKVTQVLREKKVVGKFVEFFGPGLSEMPLADRATISNMAPEYGATCGFFPVDTEALSYMRLTGRDEKQIQLVEDYNKANGLFYVPGETADPTYTDIVEIDLSEIEANLSGPKRPQDLIKLTDMQSQFKKAVVAPSGTQGLGLDKKEFDKVVDVQYKDGRQATMKTGAIAIAAITSCTNTSNPYVMLGAGLVAKKAVELGLTVPEYVKTSLAPGSKVVTGYLAKAGLQSYMDTLGFNNVGYGCTTCIGNSGPLELEVEEAISSNDLTVTSVLSGNRNFEGRIHPLVKANYLASPPLVVAYALAGTVDVDLKNDPLGKDQDGNDVFFKDIWPSTEEVKQVVAQTVTPELFKQQYADVFTANQRWNEIETTDDSLYKWDEDSTYIADPPYFEGLTQEPQDIHSLSDLRVICKFGDSVTTDHISPAGAIGKTTPAGKYLMDKGVEPRDFNSYGSRRGHHEVMMRGTFANIRIRNEVAPGTEGGFTTFWPTEEVMPIYDAAMKYKESQTGLAILAGKDYGMGSSRDWAAKGTNLLGIKTVIAESYERIHRSNLVLMGVLPLQFKDGDNAESLGLTGREAISVDITNDVKPREHVTVTATAEDGAVTTFEALVRFDSEVDVDYYRHGGILPMVLRSKLA; encoded by the coding sequence ATGTCAAAAAGTAACGATGTTTTTAATGCACGTTCTTCCTTTCAAAGCGGGGGAGAAACCTACCACTATTATGCACTTGAAGCCCTAGAGAAGGCTGGTCTTGGAGAAATTAGCAAGCTACCTTTTTCAGTGAGAGTGCTCCTTGAATCCGTACTACGTCAATATGACGACTATGTGATTAAAAAAGAGCATGTTGAAAACTTAGCGCAATGGGGATCGTCAGGTCAAAAAGAAATTGATGTTCCATTTAAACCTGCTCGAGTGATTCTTCAGGATTTCACGGGAGTACCTGCAGTTGTAGACTTAGCTGCACTTAGACAAGCTATGTCGAAACTGGGCGGGGATCCAGCAGTGATTAACCCGGAAATTCCAGTTGATCTAGTCATTGACCACTCTGTTCAAGTTGATAAATTTGGAACAGATGACTCATTAGCATTTAATATGAATCTTGAATTTGAACGTAACGAAGAACGTTACGAATTCTTAAATTGGGCGAAAAAAGCGTTTGATAATTATCAAGCGGTTCCACCTGCAACGGGAATTGTTCACCAAGTGAACTTAGAATATCTTGCAAACGTTGTACAAGCTGTTAAGCAAGGCGAAGATACGATTGCGTTCCCAGATACTCTTGTTGGAACAGACTCCCACACAACAATGATTAATGGTATCGGCGTACTAGGTTGGGGTGTAGGTGGAATTGAGGCTGAAGCAGGAATGCTTGGACAGCCATCATACTTCCCTGTGCCTGAAGTTGTAGGGGTTAAATTTGTTGGAAATCTTCCAAGCGGTACGACAGCTACTGATATTGCGTTGAAGGTTACTCAGGTTCTTCGTGAGAAAAAGGTTGTAGGAAAGTTTGTTGAATTCTTTGGACCGGGACTTTCTGAAATGCCTCTAGCTGATCGCGCAACGATTTCAAATATGGCTCCTGAGTACGGTGCAACATGTGGGTTCTTCCCAGTTGATACGGAAGCTCTTAGCTATATGAGACTTACAGGTCGTGATGAGAAACAAATTCAACTTGTTGAAGATTATAACAAAGCAAACGGCCTATTTTATGTACCGGGTGAAACAGCTGACCCAACATACACAGATATTGTGGAGATTGATCTTTCTGAAATTGAAGCAAATCTTTCAGGTCCAAAGCGTCCTCAAGATTTGATTAAACTGACAGATATGCAGTCACAATTTAAAAAAGCAGTTGTTGCTCCGTCTGGTACACAAGGACTTGGTCTCGACAAAAAAGAATTCGATAAAGTCGTTGATGTACAGTATAAGGATGGACGTCAAGCAACGATGAAAACGGGTGCAATTGCCATTGCAGCGATTACAAGTTGTACAAACACTTCCAACCCATATGTAATGCTTGGTGCTGGTCTTGTTGCGAAAAAGGCTGTAGAACTTGGATTAACAGTTCCTGAGTATGTGAAAACATCTCTTGCACCAGGTTCAAAGGTTGTAACAGGATATCTTGCAAAAGCAGGACTTCAATCGTATATGGACACTCTTGGATTCAATAATGTTGGATACGGCTGTACAACATGTATTGGTAACTCTGGACCACTTGAACTTGAAGTGGAAGAGGCTATTTCTTCAAATGACTTAACTGTTACATCTGTTCTTTCGGGTAACCGTAACTTTGAAGGACGTATTCACCCACTTGTGAAAGCAAACTATCTTGCTTCTCCGCCTCTAGTTGTAGCTTATGCATTAGCAGGTACGGTTGATGTTGACTTGAAGAATGATCCACTTGGAAAAGACCAAGATGGAAATGATGTATTCTTCAAAGATATTTGGCCTTCTACAGAAGAAGTGAAGCAAGTTGTAGCTCAAACAGTAACTCCAGAGCTATTTAAACAACAATACGCGGATGTATTTACTGCGAACCAGCGTTGGAATGAAATCGAAACAACGGATGACTCTCTATACAAATGGGATGAGGATTCAACTTATATTGCAGATCCTCCTTACTTTGAAGGATTAACACAAGAGCCTCAAGATATTCACTCTCTTTCTGATCTTCGTGTAATCTGTAAGTTTGGTGACTCTGTAACAACCGACCACATTTCACCAGCGGGAGCCATTGGTAAAACAACACCAGCAGGTAAATACCTAATGGATAAAGGCGTTGAACCGCGTGATTTCAACTCATACGGTTCAAGACGCGGTCACCACGAAGTAATGATGCGTGGAACGTTCGCTAACATTCGTATTCGTAACGAAGTAGCACCTGGTACTGAAGGTGGATTTACAACTTTCTGGCCAACTGAAGAAGTGATGCCAATTTACGATGCAGCAATGAAATATAAAGAATCTCAAACTGGACTTGCTATCCTTGCAGGAAAAGACTACGGGATGGGAAGCTCACGAGACTGGGCAGCAAAAGGAACAAACCTTCTTGGAATTAAAACTGTAATCGCAGAGAGCTATGAGCGTATCCACCGTAGTAACCTTGTGTTAATGGGTGTGCTTCCATTGCAATTTAAAGATGGAG
- a CDS encoding small acid-soluble spore protein P, translating into MTERHNAKDIRSNAVKGQRGGQPEPLSGSKKVKKANHVNQTNGEG; encoded by the coding sequence ATGACAGAGCGCCATAATGCGAAAGACATTCGAAGCAATGCAGTTAAGGGACAACGAGGTGGACAGCCCGAGCCATTAAGTGGATCGAAAAAAGTTAAGAAAGCGAATCATGTGAACCAAACGAATGGCGAAGGGTAA
- a CDS encoding YjcZ family sporulation protein, translating to MGYENGSGFALIVVLFILLVIVGASWL from the coding sequence ATGGGTTATGAAAACGGAAGTGGTTTCGCGCTAATCGTTGTGCTTTTTATTCTTCTAGTGATTGTTGGTGCTAGCTGGTTATAA
- a CDS encoding GNAT family N-acetyltransferase produces MQLSYYVNASVSAKEVAEVFESSGIKRPTSDLARIQQMIEAAPLLISVRDGDKLVGIARSLTDFCYCCYLSDLAVHKEYQSAGIGRELIELTKKEIGELCSLVLLSAPEAMEYYPRVGLTSAHHAFYSPRQK; encoded by the coding sequence ATGCAACTATCATATTATGTAAACGCTTCTGTTTCAGCGAAAGAGGTAGCTGAGGTATTTGAATCATCTGGCATTAAGCGGCCGACCTCAGATCTTGCAAGAATCCAGCAAATGATTGAAGCAGCCCCCCTCCTCATTTCTGTTCGAGATGGTGATAAACTTGTGGGTATTGCTCGTTCTTTAACTGACTTTTGTTACTGTTGTTATCTCTCGGATCTAGCCGTACATAAAGAGTATCAATCTGCAGGAATTGGTCGTGAGCTTATCGAACTAACTAAAAAAGAGATTGGTGAATTGTGTAGTCTCGTTTTATTATCAGCACCCGAAGCGATGGAGTATTATCCTAGAGTCGGATTAACGTCTGCTCATCACGCATTTTATTCTCCACGTCAGAAGTAA
- a CDS encoding DUF2621 domain-containing protein codes for MSDWFMWFIIFWTLFLITIMFIGGYFMFRKFLKRLPKEDGKSILDWQDYYIDKALPLWDEPQKQLLNELVEPVPELFRDIAKGKIAGKISQLALEENATSITEPHMIRGYILATPKRDHKFLIKTLQKKQIDMTPYQHLLEQSS; via the coding sequence ATGTCAGATTGGTTTATGTGGTTTATAATCTTTTGGACTCTTTTTCTTATAACAATTATGTTTATCGGTGGATACTTCATGTTTCGTAAATTCCTGAAGCGTTTACCTAAGGAAGACGGTAAATCAATCCTCGATTGGCAAGATTACTATATTGATAAAGCGCTTCCTCTGTGGGATGAGCCACAAAAACAGTTGTTAAATGAGCTTGTTGAGCCTGTACCTGAGTTATTTAGGGATATTGCAAAAGGAAAAATTGCCGGGAAGATTAGTCAACTTGCTTTAGAAGAAAATGCCACTTCCATTACGGAACCGCATATGATTCGAGGATATATACTAGCCACACCAAAGCGGGATCACAAATTCCTTATTAAAACATTACAAAAAAAACAAATTGATATGACGCCGTATCAACATTTACTGGAGCAGTCCTCATAA
- a CDS encoding aspartyl-phosphate phosphatase Spo0E family protein: MVKHSLHEIIEMKRQQLLVASRSNGLSSSNVLKISQELDKLLNQYDKESKRTPFHSR, encoded by the coding sequence ATGGTGAAGCATTCCTTACATGAAATTATAGAAATGAAACGCCAACAGCTACTCGTGGCGTCTCGATCGAATGGCTTAAGTTCATCAAATGTGTTGAAAATTAGTCAAGAACTAGACAAGCTTCTTAACCAATATGATAAAGAAAGCAAACGCACCCCATTCCATTCAAGATGA
- a CDS encoding ABC transporter transmembrane domain-containing protein — protein MKHEDRVLSSRDQKQLLYRLLRYTKPHRVKIICALTLLGIGTAAELLGPILVKIFIDDYLTVGDFPVTPLLTLAIVYIVLHIGGVIASYIQGLMFQEVALTIIQRLRLDVFENVQKLGLSFFDRTPAGGLISRITNDTESIKELYMSVLAVFVQNFLFLIGTFIAMFYLNATLAFYCLIFLPLILLLMKLYRSMSAKFYAELSGRLSQLNGKMNESIQGMAIVQMFRQESRLRKEFNDVNEKHASAGLKAMKVDGLLLRPMVDILAILALVIVLGFFGVQSFQTTVEIGVVYAFVNYLDRFFEPVNQIMMRLSMYQQAIVSAGRVFTLMDHNEYAPSKRQTISGSEESHASIEFRDVTFSYDKETDVLKNISFKVNMGETLALVGHSGSGKSSIVNLLMRFYELEKGSIYIDGQPLSSYSNQELRSKLGLVLQDSYLYSGTISSNITLNRPNVSKEAAIGAAELVGAREFIEALPDTWETEVAERGSTLSGGQRQLISFARTMAHNPSILIMDEATANIDTETEEVIQAALRKMQENRTTIAIAHRLSTIKDANHILVLHQGECVEQGTHHQLLQMNGLYKKMYELQKGTGLS, from the coding sequence ATGAAACACGAAGACCGAGTTCTGAGTAGTAGAGATCAGAAACAGCTTTTATACAGGTTGCTACGCTATACGAAACCGCATCGTGTGAAAATCATTTGTGCATTAACCTTACTTGGAATAGGGACAGCCGCTGAGTTGCTTGGTCCAATCCTTGTTAAAATATTTATTGATGATTACTTAACAGTTGGTGATTTTCCTGTTACACCCTTATTAACACTAGCCATCGTTTATATTGTCTTACATATTGGAGGAGTTATTGCTTCCTACATCCAAGGATTAATGTTCCAAGAAGTGGCCTTAACGATTATTCAAAGACTGAGACTGGATGTCTTTGAAAATGTTCAAAAATTAGGGTTATCCTTTTTTGATCGTACGCCCGCAGGAGGACTTATATCGCGAATCACTAATGACACAGAGTCTATTAAAGAACTTTATATGAGCGTACTAGCTGTTTTTGTTCAAAATTTTTTATTTTTAATTGGCACATTTATTGCTATGTTTTATTTAAATGCAACACTGGCTTTCTACTGCCTCATTTTTTTACCGTTGATCTTATTACTGATGAAGTTATACCGTTCAATGAGTGCAAAGTTCTATGCTGAGTTAAGCGGCAGGCTTAGTCAATTAAATGGGAAGATGAATGAATCAATCCAGGGTATGGCGATTGTTCAGATGTTTAGGCAAGAGAGCAGGCTAAGAAAAGAATTTAACGATGTGAATGAGAAGCATGCCTCAGCTGGGCTAAAAGCAATGAAGGTAGATGGACTTCTTCTTCGACCAATGGTGGACATTCTGGCCATTTTAGCATTAGTCATTGTGCTTGGATTCTTTGGTGTTCAATCGTTCCAGACAACCGTTGAGATTGGAGTGGTTTATGCATTTGTTAACTATCTGGATCGTTTTTTTGAACCAGTTAATCAAATCATGATGCGTCTTTCAATGTATCAGCAGGCAATCGTTTCTGCTGGACGTGTTTTCACGTTAATGGATCACAACGAATACGCACCCTCTAAAAGACAAACAATCAGTGGAAGTGAGGAGAGCCATGCAAGCATTGAGTTTAGAGATGTGACATTCTCATATGATAAGGAAACCGATGTATTAAAGAATATTTCGTTTAAGGTAAACATGGGAGAAACGTTAGCCTTGGTGGGGCATAGCGGGAGTGGTAAAAGTTCAATTGTTAATCTTCTTATGAGATTTTATGAGCTTGAAAAAGGATCAATCTATATAGATGGTCAGCCCTTGTCTTCCTATTCGAACCAAGAACTTAGATCAAAACTAGGATTAGTTTTGCAAGATTCATATCTATATAGCGGAACAATTTCATCAAATATTACCTTGAATCGTCCAAACGTATCTAAAGAGGCAGCAATAGGTGCGGCAGAACTTGTTGGGGCTAGAGAGTTTATTGAGGCTTTGCCTGACACATGGGAAACTGAAGTGGCCGAAAGAGGGTCAACACTGTCAGGTGGACAAAGGCAGCTTATTTCCTTTGCGAGGACAATGGCGCACAATCCAAGTATTCTAATTATGGATGAAGCAACCGCGAATATTGATACAGAGACTGAAGAAGTCATACAAGCCGCACTTCGAAAGATGCAAGAAAATCGAACAACCATTGCAATTGCTCATCGTCTATCAACCATTAAAGACGCCAATCACATCCTTGTTCTTCATCAAGGAGAATGTGTTGAACAAGGTACTCATCATCAGCTTCTACAAATGAATGGCCTCTACAAAAAAATGTATGAGCTTCAAAAGGGTACGGGCCTATCGTAA
- a CDS encoding ABC transporter transmembrane domain-containing protein, whose amino-acid sequence MRVYKDLWWFFKEEKRAYVLGIFVLIVVSLFVLVPPYIIGQIVDGVNESTLTRSSLTQWIVLLVSVGVITYGLRYVWRIMIFGASIRLARTIRNQLYEHFTNMSSRFYQRFKTGDLMAHATNDVRAVQMTAGQGVLTIVDSLTMGGVVVLTMAIAIDWKLTLITLAPMPFMALLTNYYGGLLHKRFRAAQQSFSELNDNVQGAISGVRVTKAFGQEQAETNVFKDKSMDVVVKNIKVARIDALFSPTISLIVGVCYFLAIVFGARAVVNGTLTIGELTSFTVYLSLLIWPMLALGMFFNTVERGRASYDRIRLLLAEKETFHEEPDAQDYPANGDIDVQIKHFQYPGSSSAALKNIYLHIKKGQTIGIVGKTGSGKTTLLRLLQREYDVTEGQINIEGVPLPKWRIKRVKEMYGTVPQDHFLFSASIADNVAFANPKASISEVIKACQLADVHKDILGFKDGYDTLVGERGVTLSGGQKQRISIARALLSDPNVLMMDDALSAVDAATEEEILKQLKSHRKNSTNIITAHRLSAIHHADLILVLNNGEVVECGTHQELMNVSGWYFNMYNQQQLEYVVEKGGRDA is encoded by the coding sequence GTGCGGGTTTACAAAGATTTATGGTGGTTCTTTAAAGAAGAGAAAAGAGCATATGTACTTGGGATTTTTGTCTTAATCGTTGTGTCTTTATTTGTTCTTGTTCCTCCTTATATTATTGGTCAAATTGTTGATGGGGTGAATGAATCAACGCTAACTCGGTCTTCTCTTACGCAATGGATTGTACTGTTAGTTTCTGTGGGAGTCATTACCTACGGACTAAGATACGTTTGGCGAATTATGATTTTTGGTGCTTCCATTCGGCTTGCTAGAACCATTCGCAATCAGTTATACGAACACTTTACCAATATGTCAAGTCGATTTTATCAACGATTCAAAACGGGAGACTTAATGGCACATGCAACAAATGACGTCAGAGCTGTGCAAATGACAGCTGGCCAAGGTGTTTTGACAATTGTTGACTCGCTCACAATGGGTGGGGTGGTTGTTTTAACGATGGCTATTGCAATTGATTGGAAGCTAACACTGATTACATTAGCTCCTATGCCTTTTATGGCTCTACTTACAAATTATTATGGTGGGTTATTACATAAACGATTCCGCGCTGCACAACAATCGTTTTCTGAATTAAATGATAATGTGCAAGGTGCAATAAGTGGTGTGAGAGTAACAAAAGCATTTGGGCAAGAACAGGCAGAAACGAACGTATTTAAAGACAAGTCAATGGATGTCGTCGTTAAAAACATAAAGGTAGCAAGAATTGACGCATTATTTTCACCAACGATTTCATTAATCGTAGGGGTTTGTTATTTTCTCGCCATCGTATTTGGTGCGAGGGCTGTTGTTAATGGAACATTAACGATTGGTGAACTAACAAGCTTTACTGTTTACTTATCTCTGTTAATTTGGCCAATGCTTGCTTTAGGGATGTTTTTTAATACAGTTGAACGTGGTCGAGCTTCGTACGATCGTATTCGTTTATTGCTTGCCGAAAAAGAAACCTTTCATGAAGAACCAGATGCACAGGACTATCCAGCCAATGGCGACATTGATGTTCAGATTAAACATTTTCAATATCCAGGTTCGTCCTCTGCTGCGTTAAAAAACATTTATTTACATATCAAGAAAGGCCAAACTATTGGTATTGTTGGAAAAACGGGTAGTGGGAAGACAACCTTACTACGTTTGCTACAAAGGGAATACGATGTGACAGAAGGTCAGATCAATATTGAGGGTGTTCCACTACCTAAGTGGCGGATCAAACGAGTGAAAGAGATGTATGGAACGGTTCCACAGGATCACTTTTTATTTTCAGCAAGCATTGCAGACAATGTCGCTTTTGCTAATCCGAAGGCATCTATAAGTGAAGTAATAAAAGCCTGTCAGTTAGCTGATGTACATAAAGATATTCTTGGATTCAAAGATGGATATGACACATTAGTTGGAGAGCGCGGAGTCACATTGTCAGGTGGGCAGAAACAACGAATTTCTATTGCCCGGGCGCTCCTTTCTGACCCGAATGTTCTGATGATGGATGACGCTTTATCAGCGGTTGATGCAGCTACAGAGGAAGAAATCTTAAAACAATTAAAGTCTCATCGTAAAAATAGTACAAATATTATTACGGCTCACCGATTAAGTGCCATCCATCATGCAGACTTAATCTTAGTATTAAATAATGGGGAAGTTGTTGAGTGTGGGACACACCAAGAGCTAATGAATGTCTCCGGATGGTACTTTAACATGTACAATCAACAGCAGCTTGAGTACGTGGTGGAGAAAGGAGGGAGGGATGCATGA
- a CDS encoding YneF family protein, protein MWIHIIGYTVAVLAGLAIGFFVARKTMMSYLKKNPPINEQMLRVMMMQMGQNPSQKKINQMMKAMQKQQTK, encoded by the coding sequence ATGTGGATTCATATTATTGGTTATACAGTAGCTGTTCTTGCTGGACTAGCTATCGGATTCTTTGTTGCTCGTAAAACAATGATGTCTTACTTGAAAAAGAACCCGCCTATCAATGAACAAATGCTACGTGTAATGATGATGCAAATGGGACAAAACCCATCACAGAAAAAGATTAATCAAATGATGAAAGCTATGCAGAAGCAGCAAACCAAATAA
- the sirA gene encoding sporulation inhibitor of replication protein SirA: protein MRSYQLYLLDEAIVNRYYGQEIKLFNLFCERFTADHTLKPLLTKQVEFITKPVPIKDVSTILMQEDYYLNSERLDLSTFRMEHRSSGSWIDVKVRDQHLLLLAFGKMEIETRLFERLKELNTYFFAVNVGQKRFGWLGPIKKVQAFQNSHSI from the coding sequence TTGAGAAGCTATCAATTATATCTGCTAGATGAAGCGATCGTGAATCGGTACTATGGGCAGGAAATTAAGCTTTTTAATTTATTTTGTGAACGTTTTACGGCAGATCACACGTTAAAGCCCTTGCTTACAAAACAAGTAGAGTTTATTACGAAACCAGTTCCCATAAAGGATGTATCAACGATCCTCATGCAAGAAGACTATTATTTGAATAGTGAACGTTTGGATTTATCCACCTTTCGGATGGAGCATCGTTCATCGGGAAGCTGGATCGATGTGAAAGTAAGAGATCAACACCTCCTTCTTTTAGCTTTTGGTAAAATGGAGATAGAGACACGTTTGTTTGAGAGACTGAAGGAGTTAAATACGTATTTTTTTGCCGTGAACGTAGGTCAAAAGCGGTTCGGATGGCTAGGTCCGATAAAAAAAGTACAGGCCTTCCAAAATAGCCATTCTATTTGA
- the tkt gene encoding transketolase translates to MSTNAEIVAINTIRTLSIDSVEKANSGHPGMPMGAAPMAFALWTKFMNHNPSNPEWSNRDRFVLSAGHGSMLLYSLLHLTGYDLSLDDLQQFRQLGSRTPGHPEFGHTPGVEATTGPLGQGVAMAVGMAMAERHLAATYNKDNFSVVDHFTYSICGDGDLMEGISAEAASLAGHLKLGRLVVLYDSNDISLDGDLHHSFSESVEDRYKAYGWQVIRVEDGNDVTEISNAIELAKTDDRPTLIEVKTTIGFGSPNKSGKSASHGSPLGADEVKLTKEAYAWDYEGDFYIPSEAAELFARVVEEGADKEKEWNQLFDQYEAAYPELAKEFKLAMAGELPEGWDQEAPVHEVGTSVASRASAGQALNAFAKHIPQLFGGSADLAGSNNTTLKGQDNFSRDQYDGRNIWFGVREFAMGAALNGMALHGGLKVFGGTFFVFSDYLRPAIRLAALMGLPVTYVFTHDSIAVGEDGPTHEPVEQLAALRAMPNLSIIRPADGNEATAAWKLALESKDQPTALVLSRQNLPTLEGTAELAYEGTKKGAYVVDQAEGEAQVLLLASGSEVGLAVEAKKELEKDGIRVSVVSMPSWDRFEAQSKEYKQSVIPKHIKARLGIEVGASLGWDRYVGDEGDILAIDRFGASGKGSEILAEYGFTVENVVAKAKALLQ, encoded by the coding sequence ATGTCTACAAATGCAGAAATAGTTGCAATTAACACCATTCGTACATTGTCGATTGATAGTGTAGAAAAAGCGAACTCTGGCCACCCGGGAATGCCAATGGGTGCTGCACCAATGGCTTTTGCCTTATGGACTAAGTTTATGAATCATAATCCTAGTAACCCAGAGTGGAGCAACCGCGACCGTTTTGTGCTTTCCGCAGGTCATGGTTCTATGCTCTTATATAGCTTGTTACATCTAACAGGATACGATTTAAGTCTTGATGACCTTCAACAGTTTAGACAATTAGGAAGCCGTACACCTGGACACCCTGAATTCGGTCACACACCTGGCGTTGAAGCGACTACTGGTCCACTTGGACAAGGTGTGGCAATGGCTGTTGGTATGGCAATGGCTGAAAGACATCTTGCAGCTACATATAACAAAGATAACTTTTCAGTTGTAGACCATTTCACATATAGTATTTGTGGAGATGGAGATTTAATGGAAGGTATTTCTGCTGAGGCAGCTTCACTAGCTGGACACCTTAAATTAGGACGTTTAGTTGTGCTTTATGATTCAAATGATATTTCATTAGATGGCGATCTGCACCATTCTTTCTCAGAAAGTGTTGAAGATCGTTATAAAGCATACGGTTGGCAAGTCATTCGTGTAGAAGATGGTAACGATGTAACAGAAATCTCAAATGCAATTGAGCTTGCTAAAACAGATGACCGTCCAACATTAATTGAAGTGAAAACAACAATTGGTTTTGGTTCACCTAACAAATCTGGTAAATCAGCTTCTCACGGTTCACCACTTGGTGCGGATGAAGTTAAATTAACAAAAGAGGCGTATGCTTGGGATTACGAAGGTGACTTCTATATTCCGAGTGAAGCAGCAGAACTGTTTGCTCGTGTAGTAGAAGAGGGCGCTGATAAAGAGAAAGAATGGAATCAACTGTTTGATCAATATGAAGCTGCGTATCCAGAGCTTGCTAAAGAATTTAAGCTTGCAATGGCTGGAGAACTTCCTGAAGGCTGGGATCAAGAGGCTCCGGTTCATGAAGTTGGTACAAGTGTGGCAAGCCGTGCTTCTGCCGGCCAAGCATTAAATGCTTTTGCTAAACACATTCCTCAATTATTTGGTGGATCAGCTGACTTAGCTGGATCAAACAACACGACTTTAAAAGGACAAGATAACTTCAGCCGTGATCAATATGATGGCCGTAACATCTGGTTTGGCGTTCGTGAATTTGCTATGGGTGCTGCTTTAAATGGTATGGCACTACACGGTGGGCTAAAAGTATTTGGCGGAACATTCTTTGTGTTCTCTGATTATCTACGTCCGGCTATTCGTTTAGCTGCTTTAATGGGTCTTCCTGTGACGTATGTGTTCACTCATGACAGTATTGCTGTTGGAGAAGATGGTCCGACTCATGAACCAGTTGAACAGCTGGCTGCACTTAGAGCAATGCCGAATCTGTCAATCATTCGTCCTGCTGATGGAAATGAAGCAACTGCTGCATGGAAACTAGCTCTTGAATCAAAAGATCAGCCTACAGCTCTTGTGCTTAGTCGTCAAAACCTTCCTACACTAGAAGGAACAGCTGAGCTTGCGTACGAAGGTACGAAAAAGGGTGCGTATGTGGTTGATCAAGCTGAAGGTGAAGCACAAGTTCTTCTTCTTGCGTCAGGTTCTGAGGTAGGTCTTGCTGTTGAAGCGAAAAAAGAGCTTGAGAAAGATGGCATCCGTGTAAGTGTTGTAAGTATGCCAAGTTGGGATCGTTTTGAAGCCCAATCTAAAGAGTACAAACAAAGTGTTATTCCTAAACATATCAAAGCACGCTTAGGTATTGAAGTTGGAGCTTCACTTGGTTGGGATCGTTATGTAGGTGATGAAGGGGATATTCTTGCCATTGATCGTTTTGGTGCATCTGGTAAAGGATCCGAAATTCTTGCTGAATATGGTTTCACTGTAGAAAATGTTGTAGCTAAGGCGAAAGCTCTGCTTCAATAA
- a CDS encoding DUF896 domain-containing protein, which yields MLHQDKLNRINQLAKKAKDSGLTLSEAKEQKELRAQYLKGFRASFKNQLHSVKVVDEEGTDVTPDALKESKKRFNGHTH from the coding sequence ATGCTACATCAAGATAAATTGAATCGGATTAATCAACTTGCTAAAAAAGCCAAAGATAGCGGCTTGACACTATCTGAAGCGAAAGAACAAAAAGAACTACGGGCACAATATCTTAAAGGGTTCCGTGCATCGTTTAAAAATCAACTTCATTCCGTCAAGGTTGTTGACGAAGAAGGAACAGATGTAACACCAGATGCACTAAAAGAAAGTAAAAAACGTTTTAATGGTCATACTCATTAA